GTCGCCAGGCCCGGGATGGCGGTGAGCCAGTAGAGCTGGGCCGGCGTGAGGCCGAAGCCGATCTGGTTGAGCATCGGCGCAATGGCCGAGACGAGGTACCAGGTGCAGAAACCGAGGAAGAGCGTGATCGTGGAGATCACCAGGGTGCTCCAGGCGATCTTGGCGTCCCACTTGTCGGGATCTTCCGGATCCCACCCGTGGAGGACTCTCTGGGAAGTGTCGAGCGTGGTCAAGGTGGTCCTCCTTGTGCTGGCGCCCCGAGGGCGCCGGGATCCGGTTGTGATGAGGGCCTGAGACCCTCGGCCATTAATAACGGCTGTAGCTTCATTTAATCGGACCTATGCAAGAATGTCCATTTAAACCCGGGTAATTCCGCAGATAATAACGCAACATAGATGTTGCGAAAAGCGCTGGTGAGACGATGTTGCAGGCCCCGACGGTGGTTGTCTCGTCACCAACAAGCCCACGAAAGGACTACACGGTGCACACAGCACAAGTAATCGTCGTTTCCGACCGCGTCTGCGGCGGAGAGCGACGCGACACGGCGGGTGCTGCCGCCGTCGATACTCTTCGACGGGCCGGCCTCCGCTGCGCCGATCCACTCGTCATCGCCGAAGGGGTGGAACCCCTCCGCGGCCGACTGGTCGAAGCCATCGCCGAGGGGGTGCAGGTGGTGCTCACGCTCGGCGGGACCGGCATCGGCACCAACAACGTCACCCCCGACGTGTCGATGGAGCTTATCGACGCCCGGCTCACCGGCTTGGAGATGCAGATCCTCATCGAGGGCCTGAAGTCGACGCCCCGCGCGGGGCTGTCGAGGGGCATCGTCGGGGTCACGGCGAGGGGCGGCGAGGGCACGC
This sequence is a window from Corynebacterium doosanense CAU 212 = DSM 45436. Protein-coding genes within it:
- a CDS encoding molybdopterin-binding protein yields the protein MHTAQVIVVSDRVCGGERRDTAGAAAVDTLRRAGLRCADPLVIAEGVEPLRGRLVEAIAEGVQVVLTLGGTGIGTNNVTPDVSMELIDARLTGLEMQILIEGLKSTPRAGLSRGIVGVTARGGEGTLIANAPHSVGGVADCLGVLVPLLPVIFEKF